ACATACAGTGGCAcgtcggttagcgtacgccccagttAGCAATGAAActttatgccaaaattttgccttggtttgctcacattttccagttagcgtacaagcttgtgttgtcatgttattaatacactgtgtgactccaactgtgttcttaatgtatttttaatcacaaaacgtcctagttagcagcctattagcttgctactacatggaaacaggaaccggaagtcaactTTATCGCCTGTTTATGTCATCAGCAGGTGACTgtatagttctttgctaacgtcagcttttgttttgaccacagctacaaaataacccacaatggaggcaaacaaagttgcaagtgccaccattttgattaagaagaaagaaataCGATTGATTTCAAtgaataactcatagcaaagcaggaaggtggtgtccgagtCTCACTCGCTGttaatcacgtcttcaatcaaggtaaaattGAAGTGTCTTCTGCAACTGCAACTGTAActataaaaaatgttaacaggGTTCCTacggatttgacatttcaaaattccatactttttccataCTCAATAAAAAGTGTGCATCCTTAGAACTGCAACAATCggtgattaatcgattatgATCGTTACCAAAATAATTGTCAATGAACTacctattttggtattcgattactttaatttaaaaatctaaatatcctctgatttcagcctctgaaatattaacattttgtaatttaattagtcatccatgaaagcatacctattgtgttttaggcaaaacaatatatttacagacatcagctttgactttggaaaacaatgatggacatttttgcctcttttctgatatgttgtagacaaaaccactaactgtttgcatttagtttatgttgttttggtcCGTctgggcctaaccgattactcgattaatcgaaacaacaatcgaccaagaaaaaaatcgttagttgcagctcAAGTATGATGTAAATACATCGTTTGTTTTTAATTCTTCTGGAACAtgtagagcacatgtgtcaaactcgtgccctggagggccgagacgctgcaggttttttctccaaccagtttcttcagcaggtgatttaattgatgagctccttccctcaaactgaaggtgctgatcattaaaatcacctgctttagtgactggctggaaagaaaacctgcagtgtctcggccctccatggcacgagtttgacacccctgatgtagcgCATATCATTTTCAGGAGATTACAACTAGGAAATGTAGCTCATCAAAAAGTTGGAGGAGGATACAAACAGAGGGCTGgccattcaacttgtcaatcttcccaaatgtttttcagGATGCGTCGCCTATTgtgtgctcacacacacacacacacacacacacacacacacacacacacacacacacacacacacacacacaccttagcTGCCCTAGCAAGCGCCTTGGAAATCGATCCATTTCTTTTCAAGCTATTCATCATTTTATCTATTAGTATACAGAACAGATGTAACAGTCTTGGAAATGTTTTTCCATACTTGGCTTTacattttccatattttttctAGACTAGGAAATGTATAAAgtcaaattccatacttttccatttgtgcatagGAACCCTGTGTTAacctttttggctttctgaaacagataaattggaattacattatttcttacgggaaaaattgatttgtttAGTGTACGTTTCGGTCAGTGTTGGACCATCTGGAATGGATTTATGAAgctaatcaaggttccactaAGTATTCATATCGTTACTGACGTACAGTATGTGGTCGCATTGGCCACAAAAGACACTTACCATTTAATGTGATTTCAAACGCTCCTGTGGACATCAACTGATTTTCTATCATATTGCTGAAGAAGAACACCATCATGCACGCATATATCTGAAAGTAGGGGGaaggaacatttaaaaaaacaaaacaacacagtttCATCAAAGCAATGACCCATAACACTTCCTAATTCATGAACAGGCTCATTTAAGCACCAATATCCAAACAGACCTATCGTTGGCCCTTGACACTAATGGGACTCCCTGATGAAGCAAATCAGCATCAAGGAACACTCAAGACAGGCATTAATTAAATCCCATGGGCTTGCGCTATACTTGGCACCGAATACGTTATGTGTTATTACAACTACTGCTAATAACAAACAGCTCTCATAGTGATGCAATGCAGCTCAACACGACTGCAATCTACAACCACGACAAGAAACAATGTGCTTTACATAAGGCATACAACTGTACCTTATTTCCCTGGCCCCACTCCCAGACACCTGGGGCTTGTACACCAAACAGGGTGAATGGATCCTTCCCAATAATGATGAGGCCAATCACCAGCAGTTTGAAGACAGACAGGAAAGAAGCAATATGCCTGAGGGGAGATGACGGACAAGACGGCAGCTTTAACAAACAGGCCTTATGTGATTAAAGGTGTCCAAACCCCTCCAGATAGCCTCCATGTATCCTTATGGGTGTGGCTTTATTGTATACATGCATGTACTGCTCTCCTTTGTGCAAATAATGGTCACTAAAGTCAGTTCTTTATACTATATAATACAATATCATATACGCCAATGACCTGATCTCATTCATTTAAacttagttttttaaaattctatCAAGAAACCAGGCCACGTTCAtccattttttcccaatttaaaatgcaaatacagaacttttaaatatttcttttaaaatcACATTATCGGGtactggtgtccaaagtgtggcccacggTGCATTTGTGGCCGACAGCCCATGTTTTCATCTGCCCAAGACACATTCCAAATGGGGAGAAAAGCACAAGAAGAGGTAATGTagtgagaaaaagttgaaatgctggtgctaataattacaaaaagaaaaaaaaatgacacacaggatgtttttttctttaagtatATTTAACtagcctttgatttttcagaatGGGGCCCTCAatgggaaaagttaggacacccctgtcaTAAGGAGTGGTATTGGGATTTAAATACAATGGAAAGTTTTGTAGAAGCAAGGGGAGATTAATTATTCAGTCGTAAATCTgtttcaaaaatgtttacaattaCACAACTTATTGAACCTAGAAAATGAAATACTGAAGgcattttgacatattttgaaCAGGAAGCAAAACAACGCAGTGGAGCCTCCAAATTTTAATACCTTTATAGTTGTGTAATTAGGAAAGAAACTCAACAAGAAACTCAACTTTTCTGCAAAAAACTTTAGCGATCAACGCACAATTACGTGCAGAGGTTAACTGACagttacaaatgttaaaaaagtggGACTAGTACTCCCTGTGCCCTTCCCTGTACACATCCATCACGTAAAGTAAAGGTTGAGTATACAATTTGAGTATACAATTTGTTTCTGTTATATAATGCAGCTGTTAAAACTCTTTTGCCACTTGCGTGACATTTAGGAATGTTTACGAAGTACCATTATGCCCTCTCCGTTTCATGGTGATGCGGACTCTaagggctgtgattggtcaactTTGAATACACTATTTCCTGCGTGTTTACAGTTTGTTCAGGTGGCGTACAGTCGACCTTCACGAGAGCCTCCCGAtgtgatttcggatcaacatttgcaataaaagttactGTTAAAACACTCGTGATGTTAGGAAATGTGCCGAGGCTTGGAAGCATGTGTCGAGTAATGGAGGAGGCGCTTCCGCAAACAGTGTGTCGAGGCTTGCTTCATTTAGGGGAAGCATATACAGCTGCCTGTGATTACACACCTAGCCAGTATGTGGTTTCGTGTGCGTGTGAAGCATGAAGTTGGTTCAAGTGATACGATGCCTCATCTCACTATCAATATGtaacacattgattagttccagcGCCAGTACCACTCCCGGTCTCTTGTTAATCGTCATTGTTCACTAGCGACGGAGGAAGCTAACAAGGTAGTTGATAAGTGTCCTTGTGGTTCATTGCAGTCATTTACTggaaaaacactgcccctagcgtTTCATTTTCTTGAGGAACGCTGACGCATAACTTAGAAAAGTTCACGACACCAACCTTAATAGATTACACATCCAGCCCGTGTCTTCATAGTTATGACAGCGTATAAGATGTTTCCTTGTTTTGTTATACATCTGTTAACTTATTTGTAGACTTAGATGACAGTTAAATATGTTAAACAGTGTCAGGGAAATCCTTGCAGATAACCaagacaagtactggactgtataacactcaaagaaacagactcaaccacgccaagattgtctttttactcgcgaggagaacgaAGGGACGCACCACAGTTGCCTTCCCACACCGCTCTGAATACGCTCTCCGAAAACCTCTCCCTTTATTTTCTGTTGGGCGTTCCCTAGTTACAGGAGAGTCCAGCTTTCTCAAGGAAGGGGCCTACTACAGCTGGACTCTGTGTCTTTGGCTATGTGTGTCTGTCAGTGTAGCGATATCATACATGtgtggtttaattaattttctaacatCACAGGATGTGAACAGGAGCAGAAGGCCTTGTGCAACTCAACCTCCTCCACGTCTCTGAGCCACACAAGACTGGTCCCTTTGTTGTCCCTCACGGGGCCTGATTGCTGCTTTCTATGTCAAAATGGGTGATAACGTATATAGATTTCTCTAACAAGGGTCTTTCTTTGAACTGGTGCTGCAAATTGCAGCTGCTCACGTTCATGGTCACAGCACACACATTCTCTCACACGGAAAGATGTGTGAgtgtttagtacattttcataacaaaaccTTCACAACGATATCtcttaattaaaacaaattctTTCACAAACGGCGACTCAAAACATTGCCTTTGCTAGTAGTAAAGGGTTTTACCAGCATCACAGAAGGGATTGTGTTCACCCTCAGAGGTTAATTTTCAGGTTACTAGTGTGTTTATTACCAGCACAATTTATGGAGACCCTGGGGTCTTATTAACTCCTAACAACTTGGCCATTGTGGCCTAAAAGCATTTGTCTTCACGAATACAGTTTGTCGTGAACCAACTAGTACAGTATTAATGAGGCTTTCACAGTAAAAGCTGAAGTATCTTACAGCTTGCTCAGACAGTAATCCGGGTCATCTTCTCAAACCACTGTAACAAAGAAGCTTACAATCCACCAGATAATCTCTTGCTTACCGATAGACGGGTATAGGAAGATAGTTCTCCCCTTCAATACGGATGTCTGGGTACCGCTGGTACAAAGCCTGCGTGTACTCCTCAAACACCCGCTTGTACCCTCAGGAGATGCTGCATGAACAAAAACCATAAAGTTATACAAAACTAGTGCACATAAGGCTTCATTGTGAACTATACCAAAATATCGCATGAGTTCAACTCTTAACAAGGTGCTGTCTCGCTTCGTttccaaattacactttttaaaactagaaaatataacttcatcaatagtggtttaaaagaacagactgaaCAAATACATGtctgtatttgtcacaatttgaaGTTAAAATTTGTAAAGATTATCGTCCGGCTCAaataaaatgattgctgttCGTGGCTTTCACTCACTGCTGTTTCGTGAGGTTATGAttcgattacatttttttttctgcctggaGGAATCATAACGTGCTTACatcaccaatgaagaagaagtgGCTGTGTAGTTGAAGGAGCGGGAAGACAAACATACGTTAGCCGTGTTGGGGGCTAGTTTTCTCTCACGTATATATTTCCAATGTGTGGCTCGTTTATTACGATGCTGTCGTGACTTCCTACAGGGTTTTTTTGTAGAGGTGTCCCGattcaactttttcacttctgatatgataccgatattgcagcatTGAATATtggccaataccgatattgagccgatatcaacacaaatcatacatacttttatttattttgtactgtGGAATATTAGTCGTGTGGAATGTTAAACCCCACATTACACGTCACCGACAGGGGCTTGTTcttttctgttaataactacTGACTTTTTGCTCTCCTGTTGGAGTTTCCGGTGTGATGCCGCTTCATACTGTACTTGCGATGAGGccggtcgtattaaacttctcCAGTTCTGTGCTTTCACAGGTCTAAGGTGAGGGTtcataaatgcacagccatcaacataatgtaacaCAGTATGGAATTTAGTCTTAGTAATATCAATTAACAATTTACTATTTCACTCCTTTTCAAGTATATCATTACAGTCTGGGATTGATACACGTATCTACAAAGCACCGTTATGTAGTCCCAAGCAAGCAGCTGAGCAAACAAATAGCATTTTAAACATGATAATCCAAGACGTAGGCCTTGCAATTGCTTTTtcaccaagcaaaaatgttttgtttgattATTTGATTGAAGGACTTTTCAGCGGaatactcgattactaaaatatttgatAGCTGCATCCCTAATTCAatgatagcaaatgctagcagctaaactttgccaattcactattattagctgacaacaaacatatctaagttaagtgtgtgtgtgtgtttcatggtTGTGTGACATGCCTCGAGCAGAACTGTTGCTTTAGTTTGCTTAAAATGTGCATAGTTATCTACTGTggagcctttttattttttttataaattggaTTATTTATAGATCACGCAACTGTTTGACACCATGTCCCGCCTTACATTAAGATTTAGCTAAGTTACAATGAACAGAAAATATTTTAACATGTATAGAGTGCCAAATGAACGCAAATACGCAGGCGAATTACGAGGAATATATAAGATTGTAAAGCGAGTCCAAAAGCATAATAACGGTACTGTATTTTAAGACATTTATTTACAGTTTTGTTAAATCGCGTGCTTTGCAATAATACGGACGCGAGGCCTTGCTTTAAGCCTATAACTGACCGGAAGTAGATACCACACTTGCGTAGAATAGACGTATCCCAACTTTGGCATAATTATTAAGTCAAGGGATGCCAAGAGCCACTCAAAGGTGAACGGTTTAGAACTATCATTAGCTAGCTGGGAGGTTAGCCACTAGGTTCCGTCGATGTTTGCTAGCTTACGATGACTCGCCACATTTTCTGCTCGTTCGCTTACCAAATTTGAAACTTCAGGAGGGGCCCTGCAGCGAACTGCATTTTCATCTTCTTCACTCCACTG
This sequence is a window from Dunckerocampus dactyliophorus isolate RoL2022-P2 chromosome 2, RoL_Ddac_1.1, whole genome shotgun sequence. Protein-coding genes within it:
- the selenot1a gene encoding thioredoxin reductase-like selenoprotein T1a; its protein translation is MAMKWLRFSFLVLGVLSLCLTTSGDTSGVKKMKMQFAAGPLLKFQICISUGYKRVFEEYTQALYQRYPDIRIEGENYLPIPVYRHIASFLSVFKLLVIGLIIIGKDPFTLFGVQAPGVWEWGQGNKIYACMMVFFFSNMIENQLMSTGAFEITLNDVPVWSKLESGHLPSMQQLVQILDNEMKMNVHMNTMPHHHS